The following proteins come from a genomic window of Trifolium pratense cultivar HEN17-A07 linkage group LG4, ARS_RC_1.1, whole genome shotgun sequence:
- the LOC123924255 gene encoding protein IQ-DOMAIN 14-like isoform X2 has translation MGKKGSWFSAIKRVFTHHSKGKDSADNKSTKEKKKGLGKLKHGETNSFIPIFREPSSIEKIFGDFEREQQVLTIRPTTPPERPKTPPYVPPRVASPRPPSPKPPSPRAPTPKAASPRVTSPKATSSRNVPQHKEVRYRPEPTLQNQNSSATKIQAAYRGYMGRKSFRALKGLVRLQGVVRGQNVKRQTVSAMKHMQLLVRVQSQIQSRRIQMLENQARYQAEFKNDKDAGSTFGKLSEGGNGEDWDDSLLTKEEVDARLQKKVEAIIKRERAMAFAYSHQLWKATPKSTQTQATDMRASGFPWWWNWLERQLPAAANPQEKQVLKNFQLTPPRPYSEQKTSPRPGSSSQRPFAFDNMDTPTPKSTRSTIFPSSKPSRTPPFRTPQGNSSSMMSKHSRPRAVGSNSPFDVPLKDDDSLMSCPPFSVPNYMTPTVSAKAKVRANSNPRERFGGGSSGCTTPTPSNDSRRSSFPLSQGIGSFKWNKGSLFSSNKDPRGSQSSNRTPDKYQSLESIGNVSVDSTVSLPARVGRKPFTRFV, from the exons ATGGGAAAGAAAGGGAGTTGGTTTTCAGCAATCAAGAGGGTTTTCACACACCACTCCAAGGGGAAG GATTCAGCAGATAACAAAAGtacaaaagagaagaagaaaggtCTAGGAAAACTAAAGCATGGGGAGACCAATTCTTTCATCCCTATCTTCAGAGAGCCAAGCAGCATCGAAAAGATATTTGGCGACTTCGAAAGAGAGCAACAAGTACTTACAATTAGGCCTACCACACCTCCCGAGAGACCGAAAACGCCACCTTATGTTCCTCCTAGAGTTGCTTCTCCTAGGCCTCCTTCTCCAAAGCCTCCTTCTCCAAGGGCTCCAACTCCTAAAGCTGCTTCTCCCCGAGTTACCTCTCCGAAAGCTACGTCCTCCCGGAATGTTCCTCAACATAAGGAGGTTCGCTACAGACCAGAACCGACTTTACAAAACCAGAATTCCTCGGCTACTAAGATCCAGGCTGCTTACAGAGGTTATATG GGCCGGAAGAGTTTTAGAGCTCTGAAGGGTTTGGTAAGACTTCAAGGAGTGGTAAGAGGACAGAATGTGAAGAGACAGACAGTTAGTGCCATGAAGCACATGCAGCTGTTAGTGCGAGTTCAATCTCAGATTCAATCTCGACGAATTCAGATGTTGGAAAACCAGGCACGATATCAAGCTGAGTTCAAGAATGATAAGGACGCTGGAAGTACCTTTGGCAAACTC TCTGAGGGAGGTAACGGTGAAGATTGGGATGATAGCTTACTGACAAAAGAGGAAGTAGATGCAAGGTTGCAGAAGAAGGTCGAAGCAATCATCAAAAGAGAGAGAGCAATGGCATTTGCATATTCGCATCAG TTGTGGAAGGCGACTCCAAAATCAACTCAAACACAGGCGACAGATATGCGAGCAAGTGGATTCCCATGGTGGTGGAACTGGTTGGAAAGACAACTACCCGCAGCAGCAAATCCACAAGAAAAACAAGTCCTAAAGAATTTTCAACTCACACCACCAAGACCGTATTCAGAACAAAAGACAAGTCCAAGACCTGGCTCAAGCTCTCAAAGGCCTTTTGCCTTTGATAACATGGATACACCAACTCCAAAATCAACAAGATCAACTATATTTCCATCTTCAAAACCATCTAGAACTCCTCCATTTAGAACTCCACAAGGAAACAGTTCAAGCATGATGTCAAAACATTCAAGGCCAAGAGCAGTTGGATCCAATTCACCTTTCGACGTTCCTCTGAAGGACGATGATAGTCTCATGAGCTGTCCACCGTTTTCGGTTCCAAACTACATGACTCCAACTGTTTCTGCTAAGGCGAAAGTACGCGCTAATAGTAATCCAAGAGAAAGATTCGGCGGTGGTAGTAGTGGTTGTACAACTCCAACTCCCAGCAATGATTCGAGGAGAAGTTCATTCCCTTTGTCACAAGGTATAGGTTCATTCAAATGGAATAAAGGGTCATTGTTCTCTAGCAATAAGGATCCTCGTGGCTCTCAGTCCTCTAATAGGACACCAGATAAATATCAGTCACTTGAATCGATAGGAAATGTGAGTGTTGATTCGACGGTATCGTTGCCAGCTAGAGTTGGAAGAAAGCCTTTTACAAGATTTGTGtga
- the LOC123924255 gene encoding protein IQ-DOMAIN 14-like isoform X1, translating to MGKKGSWFSAIKRVFTHHSKGKQDSADNKSTKEKKKGLGKLKHGETNSFIPIFREPSSIEKIFGDFEREQQVLTIRPTTPPERPKTPPYVPPRVASPRPPSPKPPSPRAPTPKAASPRVTSPKATSSRNVPQHKEVRYRPEPTLQNQNSSATKIQAAYRGYMGRKSFRALKGLVRLQGVVRGQNVKRQTVSAMKHMQLLVRVQSQIQSRRIQMLENQARYQAEFKNDKDAGSTFGKLSEGGNGEDWDDSLLTKEEVDARLQKKVEAIIKRERAMAFAYSHQLWKATPKSTQTQATDMRASGFPWWWNWLERQLPAAANPQEKQVLKNFQLTPPRPYSEQKTSPRPGSSSQRPFAFDNMDTPTPKSTRSTIFPSSKPSRTPPFRTPQGNSSSMMSKHSRPRAVGSNSPFDVPLKDDDSLMSCPPFSVPNYMTPTVSAKAKVRANSNPRERFGGGSSGCTTPTPSNDSRRSSFPLSQGIGSFKWNKGSLFSSNKDPRGSQSSNRTPDKYQSLESIGNVSVDSTVSLPARVGRKPFTRFV from the exons ATGGGAAAGAAAGGGAGTTGGTTTTCAGCAATCAAGAGGGTTTTCACACACCACTCCAAGGGGAAG CAGGATTCAGCAGATAACAAAAGtacaaaagagaagaagaaaggtCTAGGAAAACTAAAGCATGGGGAGACCAATTCTTTCATCCCTATCTTCAGAGAGCCAAGCAGCATCGAAAAGATATTTGGCGACTTCGAAAGAGAGCAACAAGTACTTACAATTAGGCCTACCACACCTCCCGAGAGACCGAAAACGCCACCTTATGTTCCTCCTAGAGTTGCTTCTCCTAGGCCTCCTTCTCCAAAGCCTCCTTCTCCAAGGGCTCCAACTCCTAAAGCTGCTTCTCCCCGAGTTACCTCTCCGAAAGCTACGTCCTCCCGGAATGTTCCTCAACATAAGGAGGTTCGCTACAGACCAGAACCGACTTTACAAAACCAGAATTCCTCGGCTACTAAGATCCAGGCTGCTTACAGAGGTTATATG GGCCGGAAGAGTTTTAGAGCTCTGAAGGGTTTGGTAAGACTTCAAGGAGTGGTAAGAGGACAGAATGTGAAGAGACAGACAGTTAGTGCCATGAAGCACATGCAGCTGTTAGTGCGAGTTCAATCTCAGATTCAATCTCGACGAATTCAGATGTTGGAAAACCAGGCACGATATCAAGCTGAGTTCAAGAATGATAAGGACGCTGGAAGTACCTTTGGCAAACTC TCTGAGGGAGGTAACGGTGAAGATTGGGATGATAGCTTACTGACAAAAGAGGAAGTAGATGCAAGGTTGCAGAAGAAGGTCGAAGCAATCATCAAAAGAGAGAGAGCAATGGCATTTGCATATTCGCATCAG TTGTGGAAGGCGACTCCAAAATCAACTCAAACACAGGCGACAGATATGCGAGCAAGTGGATTCCCATGGTGGTGGAACTGGTTGGAAAGACAACTACCCGCAGCAGCAAATCCACAAGAAAAACAAGTCCTAAAGAATTTTCAACTCACACCACCAAGACCGTATTCAGAACAAAAGACAAGTCCAAGACCTGGCTCAAGCTCTCAAAGGCCTTTTGCCTTTGATAACATGGATACACCAACTCCAAAATCAACAAGATCAACTATATTTCCATCTTCAAAACCATCTAGAACTCCTCCATTTAGAACTCCACAAGGAAACAGTTCAAGCATGATGTCAAAACATTCAAGGCCAAGAGCAGTTGGATCCAATTCACCTTTCGACGTTCCTCTGAAGGACGATGATAGTCTCATGAGCTGTCCACCGTTTTCGGTTCCAAACTACATGACTCCAACTGTTTCTGCTAAGGCGAAAGTACGCGCTAATAGTAATCCAAGAGAAAGATTCGGCGGTGGTAGTAGTGGTTGTACAACTCCAACTCCCAGCAATGATTCGAGGAGAAGTTCATTCCCTTTGTCACAAGGTATAGGTTCATTCAAATGGAATAAAGGGTCATTGTTCTCTAGCAATAAGGATCCTCGTGGCTCTCAGTCCTCTAATAGGACACCAGATAAATATCAGTCACTTGAATCGATAGGAAATGTGAGTGTTGATTCGACGGTATCGTTGCCAGCTAGAGTTGGAAGAAAGCCTTTTACAAGATTTGTGtga